GGGCTCATCCGGCGTCGAGGTGGGCTCGAGTACGCGAAAACCGAGTTCGATCTGCAGCGGACGTTCCGCCGGCGGGGTTACATCGGCGTTCCGACGTTTCTGGTGAACGTACTCTCCAGAATTCCCCTCCGATTGCTGCCGAAACGCATCCGGGCAGCGATCTACTCTCGATTCCTGAGGGATGAGACGTGAGCCCGATCGTACCCGCCAACTCCCGTGTCGGCTCCCGCAGGGCCGCTGGATCCGCTGTCGCGAACGGCGTCCGTGTCGTCTCGGTCCGGGAGGAGGTCCCCGTGACCGGTTGGTGTTCCAGATGAGTACGAGCACCCCCGACACTCTCCGCCGTAGCCGTCAGCTGTTCTCTCTCGAGCTAGCACTCGTGTTACTGCTGTGTTACAACATCTACATTTCCGCCAGGTATTTCGGTGGCGTACTCGAGGGTCTGCCGATCAACTATCTCCTGCTCGCAGCCATCGCAGTGGGTGCAGCCGGCTCGCTGGTTCGGTCGCCGCCGCGAGCTGAGCAACTGGTCGCGATCGGACTCTTCGCGCTTTTCGTACTGTTTTACGCAGTTTCCGTGCTGTGGAGCAGCGGCGGAAGCTACACCCAGTGGAAGCTGCTCCGGGTTGTCGTGGTTATCCCGATACTGTTCGTCGGCAGCGTCGCCCTGTTTTCGGGCTCCCCGCGGCGAACCCATCGGTTTTTCGTCCTGTTCGGTATCGCGGCGGTCGTTCTCAGTACGGAGGTGTTGTACTCCAGGCTCCTGCTCGACCGGGCCGCACACTGGCAGCTGAACGTCAACTACATCCTCATCTCGCGCGTTCTCGGCGTCGGCGTCCTCGTCTTCACGTACCTCTGCTTCCAGGCCAGCGAACGCTGGCGCCAATTGCTGTACGGATTTCTCTCGCTGTTTAGCTTCGGGGCCATGTTACAAACCGGCGGGAGAGGGCCGCTGATCGCGCTGCTCGGCGCGCTGTTCGTCTACGGCGGGTGGCTCGCGCTTCGAAGCGACTGGACAATTTCTCCGAAACAACTGGTGGCCAGCGTCGCGGTCGGCGCAGTCGGCGCCGGTAGCGCTGCCTGGGTGTTCCGGGATTCGAGGACCATCGAGCGGTTGACCAGCCTGCTCACGTGGAGCGAAGAGCAGAGTGCGAGCAGCCGGGTCGATTACTTCGTCAGTAGCATCCAGTACTGGGCCGACCGCCCGATCCTGGGCCACGGACTCGGCGAGTTCCCGCTCCTCTACTACGGCGAAGACATCCGGTACTACCCGCACAACGTCGTACTCGAGATCGCCGTCGAGGCCGGCATCGTCGGGACGGCGCTGTTCCTGGGACTCGTCGGCTACGTCGTGGCCGTCTCACTCAGTGCGGAGACCGACCGGCCGCTCCTCCACGGCCTCGCGGTTTCGTTTTTCGTGTACGTCTTCGCGAACGCGATGGTTACGGGCGATCTCTCGACGAACCGTATCCTCTTCGTTTCCCTCCCGGTGCTCCTGTTCGTCGTCGACGCTCCCGATCCCTCCGTCGACCGCGAGCGGGACGCGTCGGTCACCGACGGCGACGAGGACCGTGCCCGAACGCCGACGCCTTCAACCGGTAGGTAATTACGACTTACGTGGGTCTCTCTAGTGAGATGAGGGCTGTCGACGTTCACTGTGCCGACGACTGGGTAACGGTCGGGTCCGCTCACGTATCGACACCGCACGACGCCAGCGAGGTGGCGAAACGGCTCGACGGAGTGGCCGGGGTGGCGGAGGT
Above is a genomic segment from Natrononativus amylolyticus containing:
- a CDS encoding O-antigen ligase family protein, translating into MSTSTPDTLRRSRQLFSLELALVLLLCYNIYISARYFGGVLEGLPINYLLLAAIAVGAAGSLVRSPPRAEQLVAIGLFALFVLFYAVSVLWSSGGSYTQWKLLRVVVVIPILFVGSVALFSGSPRRTHRFFVLFGIAAVVLSTEVLYSRLLLDRAAHWQLNVNYILISRVLGVGVLVFTYLCFQASERWRQLLYGFLSLFSFGAMLQTGGRGPLIALLGALFVYGGWLALRSDWTISPKQLVASVAVGAVGAGSAAWVFRDSRTIERLTSLLTWSEEQSASSRVDYFVSSIQYWADRPILGHGLGEFPLLYYGEDIRYYPHNVVLEIAVEAGIVGTALFLGLVGYVVAVSLSAETDRPLLHGLAVSFFVYVFANAMVTGDLSTNRILFVSLPVLLFVVDAPDPSVDRERDASVTDGDEDRARTPTPSTGR